DNA from Platichthys flesus chromosome 20, fPlaFle2.1, whole genome shotgun sequence:
AAggattaggatttttttttttacaagctttgtGTTGCTAGCTGGAATCGTCTTCCTATTTCACTGAGgttataaaagtatttttttccccGTATACAGTCCAGAAAGAGGAGTGGAGTGGAAGGACTTATAGAGATTGAAAATCCAAACCGTGTGTCCCAAAAGAGCAAAAAGGTGACTGAAATAGATGTCAGTGCACCCAGAGAACTGAGTCGCAGAGAAAGGTTAGTGTCACTCAAAAAGgatacatttgatttgttttgttattttagtttaaGCTCCTGAAATTATAAACTGTCTCTTATCTTGGTTTTTAGCAGCAGGTTCTTATTTTGTACgagaatatattgttttatcgTACGTGacttcttctctgttctttcAGAGAGGAGATAGAGAAGCAGAAATCAAAGGAGCGCTACATGAAACTCCATCTTGAGGGGAAGACTGATCAGGCCAGGGCTGACCTCGCCAGACTGGCCATCATCAAGAAACAAAGGGAGGATGCGGCCAAGAAGAGAGACGATGTCAAGAaaggtgagaaaacacaacaatgaacTCTGAA
Protein-coding regions in this window:
- the pdap1a gene encoding pdgfa associated protein 1a, with the translated sequence MPRGGKKNHKGRGKQFSNPEEIDRQMKAQKELEESGGAEKKDSSDSDEESSSDEESGSRKRSGVEGLIEIENPNRVSQKSKKVTEIDVSAPRELSRREREEIEKQKSKERYMKLHLEGKTDQARADLARLAIIKKQREDAAKKRDDVKKDKEADDGKAKR